The following are encoded together in the Zingiber officinale cultivar Zhangliang chromosome 8A, Zo_v1.1, whole genome shotgun sequence genome:
- the LOC122012864 gene encoding inositol-pentakisphosphate 2-kinase IPK1-like: MSHNGKMIVGESTAKDWFYKGEGAANLVLGYCGSSPFLVGKVLRIQKIPNKKTLSAHKGLDLSNHEKLIWKDVGEILESATRDFASRAFIQHVMADLLNSKHIDAGILIYVSKEFLDVMETNIKSQRPTRRVDAANINKLCEFALLISDHSVITSTPKCDFSIAVEIKPKCGFLPSSEYITEANAIKKNATRFKMHQFLKHHRGEILQISGYNPLDLFSGSRDRILQAIVALFESPQNNFRIFFDGSLVFGGLGGGLDNTTEQFNNSKEAIANLIASSGLQLASFFELVAETGFRSGIFDRLLATQKLDVLDIEGAIHLYYNIISQPCPICKNLSNMKVLHKYSSLHSLPLEKSMKIVREYLISATAKDCSLMISFRPSELGCTTSNYDSVFLRSSNQTYAYKAFFIDLDLKPLDKMFHYYELDQKIVNFYKMNQEIEQK, encoded by the exons ATGAGCCACAACGGGAAG ATGATCGTAGGAGAAAGCACTGCCAAGGATTGGttctacaaaggagaaggagCTGCCAATCTGGTCCTGGGATATTGCGGCTCTTCTCCCTTTTTG GTCGGAAAGGTATTACGCATTCAGAAAATTCCAAATAAGAAGACTCTGTCTGCGCATAAAGGATTGGACCTATCTAATCATGAAAAACTTATATGGAAAGATGTAGGGGAAATTCTAGAGTCCGCTACCAGAGACTTTGCTTCCAGAGCTTTTATTCAGCATGTCATGGCTGATTTATTGAACTCCAAACATATAGATGCGGGG ATTCTTATCTATGTTTCTAAGGAATTTTTGGATGTTATGGAGACGAATATTAAAAGTCAACGTCCAACACGGAGGGTTGATGCTGCCAATATCAATAAGCTGTGTGAATTTGCGCTTCTTATTTCTGACCATTCAGTTATTACTA GTACTCCGAAATGTGATTTCAGCATTGCAGTTGAAATAAAG CCAAAGTGTGGTTTCCTCCCATCTTCAGAATACATCACAGAAGCAAATGCAATTAAGAAGAATGCAACACGATTTAAAATGCATCAATTCCTAAAACATCATCGGGGAGAG ATCTTACAAATAAGTGGGTACAACCCACTTGATCTATTCTCTGGATCAAGGGACAGAATATTACAGGCCATCGTTGCCTTGTTTGAATCTCCTCAGAATAATTTCCGTATATTTTTTGATGgatctcttgtgtttggaggattGGGTGGTGGCTTAGATAATACAACTGAACAGTTTAATAACAGCAAAGAAGCAATTGCAAACTTGATTGCTTCCAGTGGCTTACAGTTAGCTAGCTTTTTTGAACTAGTAGCAGAGACAGGCTTTAGGTCTGGGATCTTTGATAGACTTTTAGCAACTCAGAAGTTGGATGTCCTTGACATAGAAGGGGCTATTCATCTATATTACAATATTATTTCTCAGCCATGTCCAATCTGCAAAAATTTGAGCAACATGAAGGTTTTGCACAAGTATTCCTCCTTGCATTCTCTACCATTAGAGAAAAGCATGAAAATTGTTAGGGAATATCTTATATCAGCTACTGCAAAAGATTGCAGCCTGATGATCAGCTTTAGGCCTTCAGAACTTGGCTGTACTACATCTAATTATGATTCTGTATTTCTCAGATCATCAAATCAAACctatgcttacaag
- the LOC122010238 gene encoding protein RER1B-like yields MEVDDPTASFPLAKWRSDFSRAFQYYLDKSTPHATERWIGTAGVAAIYCLRVYLLQGFYIISYGLGIYLLNLLIGFLSPLVDPELEVSDGLALPTRGSDEFKPFVRRLPEFKFWYSITKAFCVAFVMTFFSVFDVPVFWPILLCYWVVLFFLTMKRQITHMIKFKYVPFSLGKQRYGGKRNSGSSSRSSD; encoded by the exons ATGGAGGTTGATGATCCTACTGCTTCGTTTCCCCTGGCAAAATGGAGAAGTGATTTCTCCAGGGCGTTTCAGTACTACTTGGATAAATCGACGCCCCACGCGACCGAAAGGTGGATCGGGACTGCTGGAGTCGCTGCGATCTACTGCCTGCGCGTGTATTTACTGCAGGGCTTTTATATCATCAGCTACGGTTTGGGGATCTATCTGTTGAATCTCCTGATTGGGTTCCTGTCTCCGCTGGTTGATCCGGAGCTCGAAGTTTCTGACGGCCTTGCTCTGCCTACAAGGGGCTCTGACGAATTCAAACCTTTCGTTCGTCGTCTTCCGGAGTTCAAGTTctg GTATTCAATAACAAAAGCTTTCTGTGTTGCTTTTGTGATGACTTTCTTCTCTGTGTTTGATGTTCCTGTCTTCTGGCCCATACTGCTATGTTATTGGGTGGTTCTTTTCTTTCTGACAATGAAACGTCAAATTACCCACATGATCAAGTTCAAGTATGTGCCATTCAGCCTTGGGAAGCAG AGGTACGGAGGGAAAAGGAATTCTGGAAGCAGTAGCCGGTCAAGTGATTGA
- the LOC122010239 gene encoding 40S ribosomal protein S23, with product MGKTRGMGAGRKLKTHRRRQRWADKSYKKSHLGNEWKKPFAGSSHAKGIVLEKIGIEAKQPNSAIRKCARVQLIKNGKKIAAFVPNDGCLNYIEENDEVLIAGFGRKGHAVGDIPGVRFKVVKVSGVSLLALFKEKKEKPRS from the exons ATGGG GAAAACTCGTGGTATGGGAGCTGGGCGCAAGCTCAAAACTCACAGGAGGCGTCAAAGATGGGCAGACAAGTCATACAAGAAAAGTCATCTGGGCAATGAGTGGAAGAAGCCCTTTGCTGGATCATCACATGCCAAGGGTATAGTCCTCGAGAAGAT AGGTATTGAAGCTAAGCAGCCCAACTCTGCTATCAGAAAATGTGCTAGAGTTCAGCTGATTAAGAATGGGAAGAAAATTGCAGCTTTTGTTCCTAATGATGGTTGCTTAAATTACATTGAAGAAAAT GATGAAGTCTTGATTGCTGGTTTTGGGCGTAAGGGTCATGCTGTGGGTGATATTCCTGGAGTCAGATTCAAGGTGGTGAAGGTCTCGGGAGTGTCCTTGTTGGCACTtttcaaggagaagaaggagaagcctcggtCTTAA